The Alphaproteobacteria bacterium genomic sequence TCCAGGTCGGCACGGTCGAGGCGGTGGCCACCAGTTTGGCCGTCAACGGCGTCCTCAGGTGGCTGTCGAGCACCAACCTGAGCGGCGAGCGCGCTGCCAGACCAGGCAAACGGCAGGTTAGTTCGGGATCGTCCGCCGCCACCGTGCCGGCCCCCACCAGGATGGCATCGTGACGCGCCCTGAGGCCGTGGGCCTGGCGCCGCGCTTGTGGTCCGGTGATCCATTGGCTGGCGCCGCTGTGCGTGGCGATGCGGCCATCCAGCGTGGTGGCGGTTTTCAGCGTGACCAGCGGCCGGCGCCGGCCGAGCCGCATGATGAAGCCGGCGTTGAGCTGGCCGGCCTGCTCGGCGCCAAGGCCCACACTCAAGTCCACGTCGGCCGATTTCAGGGCGCTGAGGCCGGCCCCATTGACGCGTGGATCGGGGTCCTCGAGCGCCACCACGGCCCGGCTCACACCGGCCGCGATCAAGGCCTCGGCGCAGGGCGGCGTCTGGCCCTGGTGGGCGCAGGGCTCCAGCGTGAGATAGGCCGTGGCGCCGCGGGCCGCCGCTCCGGCGCGGCGCAGCGCCTCGCTCTCGGCATGAGGCCGGCCGCCGGGCTGGGTCCAGCCGCGGCCCACGATGCGGTCCCCCGGATGCCCCCCCTGCCCCTCTTGCACCAGGATACAGCCCACCGCGGGATTGGGCCAAACCGCCCCCAGGCCGCGCCGGGCCAAGCCGAGCGCGGCCGCCATGTGGGCTCTGTCAGCAGCCTCAGTCGTCTTGCCCGCTCCCGCCAAGCTCGCCGACGAACTCCTCGAAGTCCTTGGCCTCGCGGAAGTTGCGGTAGACCGAGGCGAACCGGACATAGGCCACCTGGTCGAGATTGGCCAATGCCTCCATGACCATGCCGCCGACGACCTCGGACTTGACCTCGTTCTCGCCCCGGCTTTCCAGGCGCCGCACGATGCCGTTGATCATGCGGTCGATGCGGTCGGGCTCGACCGGCCGCTTGCGCGTCGACAGCAGCACCGAGCGTTCCAGCTTGTCGCGATCGAAGGGCGCACGCGATCCGTTTTTCTTGACTACCGTGAGCTCGCGCAGCTGCACCCGCTCGAAGGTCGTGAAACGCGAGGCGCAGCCCGGACAAAAGCGTCGCCGGCGAATGGCGGCCTTGTCCTCGGTGGGTCGCGAATCCTTCACCTGGGTGTCGTCGTTTCCGCAGAATGGACAGCGCATGATGCCTCCCCGAGAACAGCTTCGGTTTACTCAGTTCGTGCCTTTGGAACCCAGACCATAGATGGGAAAGCGCCGGCAAAGCGCCGCCACCGCCGCCTGGGCCTTGGTCTCTTGCTTGCTATCGCCCTCGGCCGAGGCGGCCAGGGCCTCGAGCACGTCGGCTATGATGGCGCCCACCTCGGCGAATTCGGCCGGGCCGAAACCGCGGGTGGTGGCGGCCGGCGTTCCCAGGCGCACGCCCGAGGTCACCATCGGTCCTTCGCTGTCGAAGGGCACGCCGTTCTTGTTGGTGGTCAGGCCGACGCGGCGCAAGGCCGCTTCGGCATCGCGCCCCGTGAGTCCCCGCGAGCGCAGGTCGAGCATCAACAGGTGGGTGTCGGTGCCGCCGGAGACGATATCCAAGCCACGCTTCATCAGGCTCTCCGCCAGCACCCTGGCGTTGGCCACCACGGCGGCCGAATAGGCGGCGAATTCGGGTCTCAAAGCTTCACTCAGCGCCACCGCTTTGGCCGCGATGACGTGCATCAGCGGGCCGCCCTGGAGACCTGGGAAGATGGCGGAATCGATCTTCTTGGCGATCTCGGCGTCGTCACTGAGAATCATGCCGCCGCGCGGCCCGCGCAGCGTCTTGTGGGTGGTGGTGGTGACGACCTGGGCGTGGGGAAAGGGCGAGGGGTGAACGCCGCCGGCCACCAGGCCGGCGAAATGGGCCATATCGACCATCAGGATGGCACCGACGGCATCGGCGATCTCGCGGAAGCGGGGAAAATCGAGGACGCGGGGATAGGCCGAGCCGCCGGCGATGATCAG encodes the following:
- the glyA gene encoding serine hydroxymethyltransferase, which gives rise to MTSSQTATQPAGEGDFFASTLATGDPEIAAAIAAELGRQQDEIELIASENIVSPAVLEAAGSVMTNKYAEGYPGRRYYAGCDHVDVAESLAIERAKELFGCAYVNVQPHSGTQANQGVMMALIEPGDTVMGMSLAAGGHLTHGAPPNQSGKWFNAIQYGVRRQDARVDFEELAGLAGEHRPKLIIAGGSAYPRVLDFPRFREIADAVGAILMVDMAHFAGLVAGGVHPSPFPHAQVVTTTTHKTLRGPRGGMILSDDAEIAKKIDSAIFPGLQGGPLMHVIAAKAVALSEALRPEFAAYSAAVVANARVLAESLMKRGLDIVSGGTDTHLLMLDLRSRGLTGRDAEAALRRVGLTTNKNGVPFDSEGPMVTSGVRLGTPAATTRGFGPAEFAEVGAIIADVLEALAASAEGDSKQETKAQAAVAALCRRFPIYGLGSKGTN
- the ribD gene encoding bifunctional diaminohydroxyphosphoribosylaminopyrimidine deaminase/5-amino-6-(5-phosphoribosylamino)uracil reductase RibD, coding for MAAALGLARRGLGAVWPNPAVGCILVQEGQGGHPGDRIVGRGWTQPGGRPHAESEALRRAGAAARGATAYLTLEPCAHQGQTPPCAEALIAAGVSRAVVALEDPDPRVNGAGLSALKSADVDLSVGLGAEQAGQLNAGFIMRLGRRRPLVTLKTATTLDGRIATHSGASQWITGPQARRQAHGLRARHDAILVGAGTVAADDPELTCRLPGLAARSPLRLVLDSHLRTPLTAKLVATASTVPTWIIALGPAEAKRRLAFTSAGVEIIEVGADGAGWPDLSQALTALADRGITRLLVEGGSQVAAALLRAGLVDRLVWFRAPALIGGDGLPVAAAFGIDDLGQSPRFRRLGSSRCGDDTMETFAVES
- the nrdR gene encoding transcriptional regulator NrdR, which gives rise to MRCPFCGNDDTQVKDSRPTEDKAAIRRRRFCPGCASRFTTFERVQLRELTVVKKNGSRAPFDRDKLERSVLLSTRKRPVEPDRIDRMINGIVRRLESRGENEVKSEVVGGMVMEALANLDQVAYVRFASVYRNFREAKDFEEFVGELGGSGQDD